CGAAGACCTCCAGCGGATGCCAGTCGGTGGCGGCGACGAGGTCCACGTCGCGGATGGGGTTGGAGGAGCCGAGCACCAGGTTGCCGTCCGTGTGCTCCCACACGGCGTCGGCGACGTGCAGTCCCGTCAGCCGTTCCTCGCCGGCGAGCAGGGACTGGATCGCGGCCTCCGCCGTCGCACCCGCCTGCCGCCAGGCTTGCAGCCAGCCGTCCTCGCCGCGTCCTGCGAAGGTGAGCAGCTCGGGCAGGGAGTCGATGATGCGCTCGGGACGGCGCCCCTCCTCGAACCAGGCGACGGGCTCGGGCAGGTACAGGGCGTGCTCGACATCGGGCCGCGCGAGCAGTGCGGTGACCGGTCGGGACAGGGTCGGACGGCCGAAGGTCACCACGCGCGTGATGGCCGGGCCGAGGTGCTCGAGGAGCAGCCGGTACGGGGCGATGCCGCTGCTGCCGAAGCGGGCGTTCGACGACGGTTCGGCGAGCAGCGGGAGGCCGAGGTGCGCGGCGAAGACGGCGGCGAGCTCTCCGGCCCCGTGACCGGCTACGACGACGGTCCTGCTGTCGTCCGGGATATGAAGACCGCCGGCACCGGCGGGATCGGGGAGGTCGGCGGTGCCGGTCGTCGGCACGCTGCCGATGCGCATCGGCGTCTCCGCCGGCCCGTCCCCCGGCAGCGTCTCGTCCCGGTCGCCGCCGTCGCCCCCGGGCACGAGTGGGTCGCGGAAGGCGAGGTTGAGGTGGACCGGGCCCGGCGGACGCGTCGGCACACCCTCCACGGGCGCACCGACGGCGGCGCGGAGGGCGTCGGTGACCGCCCGCCCCGGATCGTCCCCCGCCGGGACGTCCATGCCGGCACGCACGTGCACGCCGAACAGGCCCGGCTGCACGGTGGTCTGGTTGGCCCCGGTGCCGCGCAGCTCGGCGGGCCGGTCGGCGGACACGACCACGAGCGGCACGGCCGCATGGTTCGCCTCCATCACGGCCGGCAGCAACTCGCCCACGGCGGTGCCCGACGTCGTCACCACGGCGGCCGGACGCCGTGCACCGAGCGCGAGGCCCAGGGCGGTGAACGCGCCGGACCGTTCGTCGATCCGCACGTGCAGCCTCACCAGGCCGGCCGCCTCGGCCTCCGCCAGCGCGTACGCGAGCGGTGCGCTGCGCGAGCCGGGCGCGACGACGACGTCGACGACGCCGCCCGCCACCAGGGCACGGACGGCCCGGGCGGCCGACGTCGCGGAATCGAGGGGGGCTTCAGGCGTGGCTGCCGGTTCGGGCGCTTCGTGGGTCACCGGTCCATCCTTCCATCCGCGGCCGGGCGCACCCCCCACCCGGGGCGGAGGTGCGCCCCGGTTGCGCGTCCGGCGCCGTCCGTCGTGGCGGCCCCGCACCGACCGGGCCTAGCGGCGCGGCGTGCCCTGCCGTGCCCGTCCGCGGCCGGAGTGGTCCTCGTCGCGGCGGCCCTCGGACGCCCTGTACACCTGGACCACCGACGGGCGCGGGACGGCGGCCTCTCCGCGAGCGGGGCGGCCGCCGAGCGGCACGTAGTCGGGGAACAGCGAGGCTTGCGCCGCCCAGCTGCCGTCCTCGCCCGGATGCTGGACCGCCACGAAGACGCTGCCGTCCTGGTCGTGGATGACCGGGCCGCACGTCTCGGCGTCGCGCGGTACCGCGAGGAACTGCTGCACCCGGCCACGGTCGGCACCCTCCAGGGCCACCTTGAACAGGCCGTCGGCGTAGCCCACCGTGCCCGGCTGGCCGTCCGTGGAGATCCAGAGGTTGCCCGCCGAGTCGAACGCCACGTTGTCGGGGCAGGAGATCGGGGAGACCCTGTCCACGGGGTAGCCGGCGAAGTAGGTGGCGGGGTTGCGCGCGGGATCGCCGCAGACGAGCAGCAGGTTCCAGGTGAAGCGCGTGCCGGCCGCGTTGCCGCCCGCCTCCGTGAGCTCCACGACGTGCCCGTCGCGGTTCTGCGTGCGGGGGTTCGCCTCGTCGGCGGCGGCGTTGGCGCCCACGCCGCGGTTCGTGTTGTTGGTGCACGCCACGTACACCTTGCCCGTCCGCGGATTCGGCTCGACGTCCTCGCAGCGGTCCATCTTCGTGGCTCCCATCCTGTCCGCCGCGAGGCGCGTGAGGACGCAGACCTCTTCCGCCGTCATGCCCGCGACCACGGATTTGTTGTCGATGAGCAGCGGCAGCCATTCGCCCACGCCGTCGAACGCGCCGTCAGACGGGAGGGTGCCGCTGCCGTCGATCTCGGCCACCGAGGTGCCCTGGAAGCGTGCGACATACAGCGAGCCCTCGCTCAGCAGCGTCATGTTGGCCCTGCGCGCGGCCGGGCTCGTCCCCGGCCGGACCGTGTTCGTGGACACGAACTTGTACAGGTAGTCGAAGCGCTCGTCGTCCCCCATGTAGGCCACGACACGGCCGTCAGCGGCGACGGTCACGTTGGCGCCCTCGTGCTTGAAACGGCCGAGCGCGGAGTGCTTCTTCGGTGTGGAGGTGGGATCGAACGGGTCGATCTCCACGACGTAGCCGAAGCGGTGCTTCTCGTTCTCGTAGCCCGCGTTGCGGGTGTCCCAGCGTGGCTCGTCGATCTCCCAGCCACGCGCCGTCGGCTTGCTGGTGATGCCGTAGCGGCGGTCGCCGTCGCTCGTGCCGCCGGCCACGAAGTAGCCGTTGAAGTTCTCCTCGCCCGAGAGGATCGTGCCCCACGGGGTGGTGCCACCGGCACAGTTGCCGAGGGTCCCGAGGACGGTCCGGCCCGCGGGGTCGTCCCTGGTCTTCAGCAGGTCGGAGCCGGCGGCGGGGCCCGTCACCTCGTACGGGGTAGTGGTCAGGTAGCGGCGGTTGAGCGGGGCGCCCTGGACGTAGGACCACGGCTTGTTGCTGTTCCTGCGCTCGAGTTCGACGACGGACAGCCCGTGGGCGGCCTTCCCGATCCCGCGGACCTCGGCCGCCGGCGTGGTCGGGGGCACCATGATGGCCTCGTTCGTGTACTCGTGGTTGGCGAACAGCACCGCGCGGCGGCCCTTGCTGCCGGCGATCTCGAGGACGTCGGTGTAGTCGCAGTTGTACCCGAACTGCTGCGCCTGCGCCGCGGCGCTCTGGTGCTCGGCGTCGAAGGCCGGCGAGGCGCGGAAGAGCGGATCCCCCCAGCGGATGACGGGCTTCCAGCCGTAGCCCTGTGGCACCGTCAGATCGTCCACCAGGGCATCGACGGGCGCGATGGCGTCGAACGGCAGGTTGCTCTTCAGGTAGCCCTTGCCCGGAGGCGGGGCGGCCTGTGCGGAGCCCGCTCCGGCCTGCATCCCCACGAGGAGCGTCAGCGCGCCCGCAGCGCCCGCGCCGAGGGTGCTGCGGCGGGAGAATTCGCGGGAGACGAGGTCCCGGAAGTAGCTGTTGCCCGACGTGTTGCAGACGGCGTCGGAGCACGCGTTGTCGCACTTGAGGGCACAGGTCACGGCACTGCGCTTCCCCGTGGTGTGGCCGAGCATGGGCAGCAGGCGGCGCGTGGTTTCGGTCATGGAGGGTCCCTCTCGACAGGATGAACGGCGTTACCGTCCACCCTGTCGAGGGCAGCTGAACAGTCGGGGTGTCGAGCGGTGAATGGCGCGTGAACGGCGGCCGAACAGGACCGGCCCGTCCGGGCCTGCTAGCTCGCCGGGAGCGCCGCCTCCAGGGCGCTGTCGAGGTGCAGCGGCAGGGCGCGTGCCAGTTGCCGTTCGCGTGCGGCCTGCACGAAGGCGTCGAACAGGGCCGTCTCGGTGGGGCTCTGCTCCGGGTGCCACTGGACGCCGATGCAGAAGCGGCTGGAGGGCAGTTCGATGGCCTCCACGACACCGTCGTGGCTCCACGCCGAGGCCACCAGCCCGGGCCCCAGGCGGTCCACGGCCTGGTGGTGGGAGACCGGGACGGCGTCGAGGCGGGTGGCACCCGTCACCCGGGCGACCTGCGAGCCCGGGCGGAGGTCCACCGGGATCCGGTTGAACCGGTGATCGCCGAGCTGGTACACGGTTGCACCGGGCTGGTCGGGCAGGTGCTGGTGCAGCGAGCCGCCGAGCGCCACATTGAGCATCTGCTCGCCCCTGCAGATCCCGAGGAGCGGCAGGTCGGTGCGCACCGCCTCACGGACCACCGCGTGGTCCCAGGCGTCGCGGAGCCGGTGCGGCGCATCCGTCTCCGCGTGCGGCTCCGCGCCGTAGCGGGCGGGATCCACGTCCCAGCCCCCGACGACGATCACGCCGTCGAGCCTCGGCAGCAGCTGTTCGACGACGCCGCCGTCGGTTCCCTGGGGCGGGAGCAGCACGGGGATGGCCCCGGCCGCGAGGACGGGTGCGAGGTAGTTCTGGGGCAGGAAGGCTGCCTCGACCGTTCCGCAGCCCTCGGTGACGGCGGGATCGAGGTAGGACGTCAGGCCCACCACCGGGCGGGGAAGCGATTCCGAAGTTGTCAAGGGTTTGCTCCTCTCACAAGACCATTGACGATCTAACCTATCCCGCTCGTGTTGTGCCTGTATTTCGGGGGTGTGATTTTCCCGTGTCGCTTCCGCGACCCGTCCTAGGCAGGAGCGTCCCCCCGCGCGGCGACGAGGACGGCGTGGGCGCGTCCGAGGCGTTCCAGCCACCACTGCCTCCTGTCCGGGGACGCGGCGAAGCGGTCCAGCCGGTCCGCCGAGACGTCGACGTCTCGTACCGTGAGCCGCCCTTCCTCGGGCACGAGCGGATCGTCGGTGACGTCTCCCGCCATGAGCGACACCGTGGCGAGCCCGCAGGCGTAGGGCAGCTCCGGCAGGGCAGCGGCGAGCGCGACGCCGGCACGGATCCCGACGGACGTGTCCAGGGCGGAGCTCACCACCGCCGGCAGGCCCGCGGACGCGATGATGGACAGCGCCCTCCGGACACCGCCGAGCGGGGGCGCCTTGATGACGAGGAGGTCGGCGGCGTCCTCCCGGGCCACCAGCAGCGGATCCTCCTGCCGGCGCACACTCTCGTCCGCTGCGACGAGGATCCCCTCCCCCCGGCGGCGCAGCTCGAGCCGCACGGCCCGCAGCCCGGGGATGTCCGCCACGGGCTGTTCCACGTACTGCAGGCCGAAGCGGCCGAGGGCGTCGACGGCATCGAGCGCCTGCTCCTCCGTCCAGCCGCCGTTGGCATCGATCTTGATCCCGGCGTCGGGCAGGAGCCGCCGCACCTCGGCGACCCGCGCGACGTCGTCCGCCAGTGCCTGGCCCTTCTCGGCGACCTTGACCTTGACCGCGCCCACGGCGCCGAAGCGGGTCAGCACACCCTCGACGTCGGCCGGCCCGACGGCGGGGACTGTCGCGTTGACCGGCACCGATGCACGCACGGGCTCCGGGAACCCGTGCCACGCGGCCTCCACGGCGCATGCGAGCCACGCGGCGGACTCGGCGTCGCCGTACTCCAGGAAGGGACAGAACTCACCCCACCCGGCGGGGCCGTGGAGCAGGAGGGCCTCGCGCAGGAGGACGCCGCGGAACCGGACGCGCATGGGCACCGAGACGACGCGCGCGGAGGCGGTCAGCTCCTCGAGGGAGGGCAGGGGCAGCGACGGTGGGAAGGGCTGTTGCGGATGCACGACCTCAGGCTACGGGAGCCGCCGGAAGGCCGCTGGGAGACCGGTGGGAGGTCACGGGAGGGTGACGGGACGCGGAGGATCGTGTGACAGCATGGAGGCGATGTCGTCGCAACGAACCTCCACCGGACCGGACCGGGCAGCACGCTCACCGCTGCTGTTCGTGCTGGCGGCCGTGGCCTGCGCGACGGCGCTCGGCTGGACGTACTGGGCGTTCGTCCGCACCACGACGGGCCAGTTCGCGGACGAGTCCGCCTGGCGTGAGGCAGGGGTCGCGGCACCCGATACGCAACTGCCGTTCCTGCGGTTCCTCGACACGCTGCCCACCATCTCGGTGGTCCTCGCGGCCGCGGCCATCCTCTTCGTCACCCTCCGTCGGAAGCGGTACGGGGCGGCGGCGGTCGCCGTCGCGGTCATCCTGGCGTCGAACCTGACCACGCAGCTCCTCAAGAACGTGGTCTTCGACCGGCCGGACCGCGGCGTGGCGACACTGGCCTTCAATTCATTACCGTCGGGGCATACGACGCTCGCGGCTTCGGCTGCTGCAGCCATCTTCGTGATCGTGACGCCGCGGTGGCGTCCGGCTGCCGCGGCGTTGGGCGGCGCCTACTCCGTCCTCGCCGGGGCCGCGACCTTCATCAACCTGTGGCACCGCCCTGCGGACGTGGTCGCCGCCCTCCTCGTCGTCGGCACGTGGACGCTCCTCGGTGGCCTCGTCGTCATGCGGACGGGCGAGCACTGGAACAACTGGGAGGGCTTCGGCGCGCACTGGGCGTCGTCGCGCTGGTGGCTGGTGCTGTGCTGGGTCCTGGGACTCGGCGGGCTCGCCGTGTCCGCGGTGCTCTACGTCTCCGTGCATGCCGTCGGTCCCGCGCCCGAGCCCGGGACGGCGAACGTCCCCCTGTTCTTCTGGTGGGGGCTCATGTGGATCATCGGCGTCGGCTTCACGCTGGCGGCCGCCGCGGGCCGGCTCTTCGCCGCGCAGGCCGGCAGGACGGCCGTCCGGGGACAGCGTCCGTAACACCCCCGGGGCCGCCCCGCACGCCCTTTTCCGCACACGCCCCACCCGTTGAAGCACGGGATGGACGGTGCAACGCTGGCCGGACCAGCGACGGAGAGAAGCGACCGATGAAAGCCATGGTGTACCGCGGGCCCTACAAGATCAGGGTCGAGGAGAAGCCGATGCCCAGGATCGAGCATCCGAACGACGCCATCGTCAGGGTGACGACGGCGGCGATCTGCGGCTCCGACCTGCACCTCTACCACGGACTCATGCCGGACACGCGGATCGGTCACACGTTCGGCCACGAGTTCATCGGCGTCGTCGAGGAGGTGGGGCCGTCGGTGCAGAACATCAAGCGCGGTGACCGGGTGATGGTGCCGTTCAACGTCTACTGCGGGTCCTGCTACTTCTGCGCGCGTGGCCTGTTCTCGAACTGCCACAACGTCAACCCGAATGCGACGGCGGTGGGCGCCATCTACGGCTACTCGCACACGACGGGCGGGTACGACGGCGGGCAGGCGGAGTTCGTGCGCGTGCCGTTCGCGGACGTCGGGCCCGCCATCATCCCGGACTGGATGGACAGCGAGGACGCCGTGCTGCTCACCGACGCCCTGGCGACCGGGTACTTCGGGGCGCAGCTCGGAAGCATCACCGAGGGCGACACCGTGGTGGTGTTCGGTGCCGGCCCCGTGGGCCTCTACGCGGCGAAGTCCGCCTGGCTCATGGGAGCCGGCAGGGTGATCGTCATCGACCACCTCGAGTACCGGCTCGAGAAGGCGCGGACCTTCGCCCAGGCGGAGACCTTCAACTTCGCGGAGTACGACGACATCGTCGTCGAGATGAAGCGGACCACCGACTTCCTCGGTGCGGATGTGGCCATCGACGCCGTCGGCGCGGAGGCGGACGGCAACTTCCTCCAGCAGGTCACGGGGACCAAGCTCAAGCTCCAGGGCGGATCGCCCGTCGCCCTGAACTGGGCCATCGACTCGGTACGGAAGGGCGGGACGGTGTCCGTCGTCGGCGCCTACGGCCCCATCTTCAGCGCGGTCAAGTTCGGTGATGCACTGAACAAGGGGCTGACCCTGCGCATGAACCAGACGCCGGTGAAGCGGCAGTGGCCCCGCCTCTTCGAGCACATCCAGAACGGCTACCTCAAGCCCAACGACATCGTGACGCACCGTATCCCCCTCGCGGACATCGCCGAGGGGTACCACATGTTCTCGGCGAAGCTCGACAACTGCATCAAGCCGCTCATCATCGCGAACCCCAGCTAGGAGAGCACCATGGCAGCATCCGGGCCCCAGACGCCCTACGTCGCGAACAAGCCCAAGGACATCCCCACGGCCGAGGCGCTGCGTGCCCGGATCCCCGGGTGGGGCGTGGACCTCGACCGGAAGGACCGCCCGTCGTACCCCCGCGAGGTCTACGATCCCGGGAGCACGGGGGCGCACTGGGACTACCCGGAGGAGCAGCCCGGCCGGGAGGGCCGCGAACGCTCGATCGAGCATGGCCGGCTCACGCCCGTCTTCGGCACGAGCTCCCCGCTGCACGGGGTCTCGGGCAGCATCCGGCGCTACGCCTACCGCTACGGTGAGGGCCGTGCGGCACACTGGCTGCTGCTGCTGCTCGGTGACCGCGTGGACGCCTGGGGTGCGCACGCGGTCTCGTTCGTCAGGTTGCGGCCGGACAACCCCATCACCGAGACCGGTGTGCTGTCGGAGGGACGCCGGCACGGTGTGGCGTCGCGCTTCGGCAGGAAGCGGGTGGACGTCAACCACCAGTGGATCGACCCGATCGTCGTGGCCGGGCCGTGGGTGGCTGCCGCGGCGGGAGCCGTCCTGGGGGTCCGCGCCATCGTCCGTCGCGGGCGGCGCTGAGTCCGGGGAACCCCGGCGCGTCAGGCGCGCGTCAGGCGCGCGTCACCGCCGGTTCGGCGGAACCGGGGGCAGCGCGCGGGATCCAGTACCAGAGGACCGCTGCACCGAGGAAGCCGAGCACCGCCGTCGCCCAGATGCCCGCCGAGAGCGTGGCCAGCGCGGTCACGAGGGCCAGCAGTGCTGGACCGCCCATGGTCCCCGTGTCCGTGAGCAGGCGCCAGATACCGAGGAACTGCGGGCGTCCGGGTGACGGCGACAGGTCCGCGCCGAGCGTCATGACGATGCCCGAGCCGATACCGTTCCCGAAACCGATGAGCAGCGCGACCAGGAGCAGGCCCACCGCGTCGTCCGTGAGCGGCAGCAGCGCGAGGGCGGTGCCCATGATCAGCATGCACGGGACGGCGATCCAGCGCCGGCCCTTGACGTCCATGACCTTGCCGGCGGGGTAGAAGATCAGCATGTCGATGGCTCCGGACAGCCCGTAGATCAGGGCGGTCGCCGAGGCATCCAGCCCGATGTCCTCCGCCCACAGGGGCAGCACCGCCTGACGCGTGGCGCGGACGGCGGCGATGAGCAGCACCCCGATGCCGACGGTGACGAAGATGCGGGCATGGCTGCGCATGACCGAACGCACCGTCGGTGCCGGCCCGGCGACCGGTGCGTCGCCGATCACCGGGGTCCCGGAGGCTGTGCGCGAAGGAGCCTCGAGCTCGGGCACGCGCCAGCTCAGGGCAGCAGCGACCAGGCTCGCGACACCCCCTACCCAGTAGGCGCCGTCGAGCCCGAGCGCGCTCATCGCGAGGGCGGCGGCGAAGGGGCCCACGAAGACACCGATGCGCGTCACCCCGCCGAGCGTGGACAGCGCGCGTGCCCTGAAGTGTGCGGGTACCGCTTCGGTCAGATAGCTCTGGCGCGCGAGGCCGAACACCGCGCCCGCCATGCCCACCATGAAGACGGCAGCGGCGAATACCGGGAGGGTGGGGGCCGCCAGCGCCAGGAACATCGCCGCCGCACACCAGAGGGCCGCCCCCACGAGAGCCTTCCGCTCACCGAAGCGCGTGGCGATCAGGGTGGCGGGGACATTGGTGACGAGCGAGCCGATACCGGACAGCGTGATGACCAGCGCCGCAGTGGCGACGTCGGCGCCGAGGTCGCGTGCCGTCAGGGCGATGACGGGCAGGATGGCCCCGGTAGCGACTCCGTACAGCAGCGACGGACCGTAGGCTCCCACCGCGATCGCACGCAGATCGAAGGTCTCCTTGGGCACTCCTCCACCCTAGTGCGCGGGGAACCCCTCGACGTCGTGCTCTGGACAGCGCCGAACAGTTGCACTACGTTTTCGTACCATCGATCCGGCGCGCCCTACCCTGGCGGGAGTACCGCATGGCTATACCGACTTCAGGCTTCACCGGCAGGCGGCAGAACCGGGACGCGGACCTCCCGCCCGGCCAGTACCTCACCGACAGTTTCCCCGTCCTCTCCGCGGGCCCCACTCCCCACGTCCTCCTCGCGGACTGGACCTTCCGGATCGACGCCGGCGCAGGCGAGGCCCACCAGTGGACCTGGGACCAGCTGCAGGCACTGCCGCAGGAGGACATCACCACCGACATCCACTGCGTGACCCACTGGTCGAAACTCGGGACCAGGTGGCGCGGGGTCTCCCTCGACACGCTGTTCGAGGACGTGGAGTCCGACGCCGAGTACACGATGGTGCACTCCTACGGTGGCTACACGACGAACGTCCCGCTCGACGATCTCCTCGACGGCAAGGCCTGGATCGTCCACGAGTTCGACGGCGAGCCCCTTGCGCCTGCGCATGGCGGCCCGGCGAGGCTGCTGGTGCCGCACCTGTACTTCTGGAAGAGCGCCAAGTGGGTGAACGGCATCCGCCTGATGGAGCAGGACCTCCCCGGCTTCTGGGAGACGAACGGCTACAACATGTACGGCGATCCGTGGCGTGAGGAACGCTACTGGTGAAGCGGACGTGGCAGGTCGTAGAAGTCAGTGCGGTCCGCCCCGAGACCGCCCGTGCGCGGACCGTGAGGCTCCGCTTCCCCGATGCCGTCGTCGGCGTACCCGGCCAGCATGTCGACCTGCGGCTCACGGCCGAGGACGGCTACCAGGCGGTGCGCTCGTATTCAGTGGCGGCCTGGGTACCTCCGCGTGAGCTGGAACTGACGGTCGAGGAGCTCGACGACGGAGAGGTCTCCCCCTTCCTCGTCGGAGTCCTGTCCGTCGGCGACCAGCTGGAGGTCCGTGGACCGGTGGGAGGCTGGTTCACGTGGACGCCTGATCTCGCGGGTCCGCTGCAGCTGATCGCCGGAGGGTCCGGCGTCGTGCCGCTCATGGCGATGCTCCGTTCGCACTCCGAGGCCCGGTCGGCGGCACCTACGCGACTGCTCTATTCGGTGCGCAGCCCCGAGCACGTGTTCTACCGGGGCGAACTCGCCGTCATCGAGCAGGAGGACACGCAGGTGATGATCGACATCGCCTACTCCCGTGAGGCGCCGGACGGCCAGAGGGTCGGTCGCCTCACGCACGAGGCCGTCACGGCGTCCTGCTTCCCGCCGGCCGATGCGCCGGCCATCTACATCTGCGGCTCGACGGGTTTCGTCGAGGCCGTTGCAGCGTGGCTCGTCGAGGACGGGCACGACGCCGGCCGGATCCGGACCGAACGGTACGGCGGCTAGGAAAGGATCGTCATGGACAGCACGGAGCAGTATCCCCTCGACCAGGACCATCTCGACGGCAACGCCCTCGCCGGGGCCCTCGACCAGTTCGTCTCGGATCTCACTAGCGCCGAGTGCACGTGCGCGGGCTGCGGGTCCTCCGGTCCGCTGGCTGCGGCGCTGCTCTATGCGAAGGCACCCGGCATGGTGCTGCGGTGTCCCACCTGTACCGCCGTGCTGCTCTGCCTCACCGATCAGGGGGATCGTCAGATCCTCACCGTCGACGGCGTCCGTCACCTGGTGATCGACAAGCCCTGACGGGTGCGGGCAGCTCCGCCATCGATCGTCCTGTGGATATCCGGTCCCCCACTACCCCTCCACAATCGCACTTCGGCCGTGATTAATAGAACGCATGTTCGATAACATCGGGTCATGGGCGTCACACCGATCAAGAAGCTCTCCCAGCCAGGGTCCTCCCTGGATGAGGCCCGCGCCGTCCTCGGCGACTGCGCGCGTGGGCTTGCGCAGTACCACCACCTTCTGGCGCGGGAGGACGCCCTTCAATTCGTGCTCGACGTGGAGCAGGTGTCGAAGGTCGTGGATCACCTGCAGATCCTCGCGGCGCGGATAGCGGATCATCATGGCCTCGCGTCGGATCCGGGCAGCTCCACCACAGCCGGTCCTGGAGAAGCGGCATCAGCGGTCCAGGGTCCCCTCTCCGACTCGTCCTCCGACGCCGGTCGCACGTCCAGGAACTGCGCGGAATTCCTGCGGGAAACGATCGACATCAGCCGCACCGAGGCGAAGCGGCGGCTCAGTCTGGCCGCGGTCGTGCTGCCGTCCCTGTCGCCGTCGGGGAACCCGCTCCCACCGCGGCTGGAGGCTCTGGGCGAGGCCGCGGGTTCGTTCGCCATCAGCGGGCGGGCGATGGCCGTCGTAGCCCAGGCCCTTGAGCGTGTGCAGTCCTTCGCGACGCGGGAGCAACTCGAGAACATGGAGCACCACCTGACCCGGCAGGCGATCGAGTCCGACGAGGACGTCCTGCGGGTGCTAGCCCGTCGCTGGGAATCGGTGCTCGATCAGGACGGTCAGGAGCCCACCGAGAAGGTGCTGCGGGCCCGGCAGGGTGTGTTCCTCAAGGGCCGTCGCCACGGCCTGCACGTCCTGGAGATCGGTGCGACGGATGAGCAGTTCGAGCAGCTCGCAACGGTCATGAATGCGACTGCCAATCCGCGCGGATCCTCCGAGCAACCCGATCGACACGACCAACCGGACGACAGCGCGGCGTCCGGGCCCTGGGGGCCGGCGGCATCCGGGACGCCAGACGATGCAGCGGCCGACGCCGGGGGCAGCGGCGTATCGGAGACTGCAGCCGAGGCGCCGATGCAGGCGGCCGGTCGGACGAGCATCGGCGCCTCGGGATGCACGCGAGGCACTCCCGCAGCCAGTGCTGATGTCACGTCAGATGCCGGTGCAGGCGCACCCACGACCAGTGCTGGTGCCACCTCAGCTCCCCGTTCGGGCGCACCCGACCCGGCAGGCCCGACCCGGGCCCAGCGTCTCCTCGAGGGCCTGGTCTCGGCCTGCAGGATCGCCCTGTCCACCACCGGTCTGCCCGCAACAGGCGGGCACCGCCCCCAGGTCATGGTGACCATCGACTACAAGGACCTCACCGGCGCGACAGAACACGCCGGCCACGCCGTCTTCGCCGAACAGATCACCGCCAGCACCATCCGCAAACTCGCCTGCGACGCCGACCTCATCCCCCTGGTCCTGGGCGGCTCCGGCCAGGTCCTCGACGTCGGACGCGCCCAACGGCTCTTCCCACCCCACCTGCGCCGGGCACTCGTCGCCAGGGACAAGGGCTGCGCCTTCCCCGACTGCACCATCCCCGCCAGCTGGTGCGAAGCCCACCACCTCACGCCGTGGTCCCACGGCGGCTCGACCAGCCTCGACAACGGGGTGCTGCTGTGCTCACGACACCACCACCTCATCCACCAGGGAACCTGGACCATCGAAACCCGCAACGGCATCCCCTGGTTCACCCCACCAGCCCACCGACGACGGACCAGAAATCCGCGAAGAAACGTGTACTGGCAGGCAGGGCGTGCGGTCCACCACGAGCTCGCCAGTGCAACGGAGTGGATCCCTCTTCAGGAGAACCCTCCGACCGGCTGGGAACACGAGTCGCCTGAGACAGCCCGGCTGACCTGGGACGAAGAGCCGGGGCTTGATGAGCAGGCCTGAAACCCTGTGCTGGAACCGGAGCCTGGAAACCCGGCCTTAGTGGCGCGGCGCTTCAGAGCCAGGCCTTGGTGACGCGGCGCTTCAGAGCCAGGCCTTGGTGACGCGGCGTCTCAGAGCCAGGCCTTGGTGACGCGGCGCTTCAGAGCCAGGCCTTGGTGACGCGGGGCCCCAGAACCGGCCACGGTGACGCGGGTCG
This genomic interval from Arthrobacter agilis contains the following:
- a CDS encoding zinc-dependent alcohol dehydrogenase, giving the protein MKAMVYRGPYKIRVEEKPMPRIEHPNDAIVRVTTAAICGSDLHLYHGLMPDTRIGHTFGHEFIGVVEEVGPSVQNIKRGDRVMVPFNVYCGSCYFCARGLFSNCHNVNPNATAVGAIYGYSHTTGGYDGGQAEFVRVPFADVGPAIIPDWMDSEDAVLLTDALATGYFGAQLGSITEGDTVVVFGAGPVGLYAAKSAWLMGAGRVIVIDHLEYRLEKARTFAQAETFNFAEYDDIVVEMKRTTDFLGADVAIDAVGAEADGNFLQQVTGTKLKLQGGSPVALNWAIDSVRKGGTVSVVGAYGPIFSAVKFGDALNKGLTLRMNQTPVKRQWPRLFEHIQNGYLKPNDIVTHRIPLADIAEGYHMFSAKLDNCIKPLIIANPS
- a CDS encoding MFS transporter; translation: MPKETFDLRAIAVGAYGPSLLYGVATGAILPVIALTARDLGADVATAALVITLSGIGSLVTNVPATLIATRFGERKALVGAALWCAAAMFLALAAPTLPVFAAAVFMVGMAGAVFGLARQSYLTEAVPAHFRARALSTLGGVTRIGVFVGPFAAALAMSALGLDGAYWVGGVASLVAAALSWRVPELEAPSRTASGTPVIGDAPVAGPAPTVRSVMRSHARIFVTVGIGVLLIAAVRATRQAVLPLWAEDIGLDASATALIYGLSGAIDMLIFYPAGKVMDVKGRRWIAVPCMLIMGTALALLPLTDDAVGLLLVALLIGFGNGIGSGIVMTLGADLSPSPGRPQFLGIWRLLTDTGTMGGPALLALVTALATLSAGIWATAVLGFLGAAVLWYWIPRAAPGSAEPAVTRA
- a CDS encoding sulfite oxidase-like oxidoreductase, with amino-acid sequence MAIPTSGFTGRRQNRDADLPPGQYLTDSFPVLSAGPTPHVLLADWTFRIDAGAGEAHQWTWDQLQALPQEDITTDIHCVTHWSKLGTRWRGVSLDTLFEDVESDAEYTMVHSYGGYTTNVPLDDLLDGKAWIVHEFDGEPLAPAHGGPARLLVPHLYFWKSAKWVNGIRLMEQDLPGFWETNGYNMYGDPWREERYW
- a CDS encoding FAD-binding oxidoreductase produces the protein MKRTWQVVEVSAVRPETARARTVRLRFPDAVVGVPGQHVDLRLTAEDGYQAVRSYSVAAWVPPRELELTVEELDDGEVSPFLVGVLSVGDQLEVRGPVGGWFTWTPDLAGPLQLIAGGSGVVPLMAMLRSHSEARSAAPTRLLYSVRSPEHVFYRGELAVIEQEDTQVMIDIAYSREAPDGQRVGRLTHEAVTASCFPPADAPAIYICGSTGFVEAVAAWLVEDGHDAGRIRTERYGG
- a CDS encoding DUF6510 family protein, coding for MDSTEQYPLDQDHLDGNALAGALDQFVSDLTSAECTCAGCGSSGPLAAALLYAKAPGMVLRCPTCTAVLLCLTDQGDRQILTVDGVRHLVIDKP
- a CDS encoding HNH endonuclease signature motif containing protein, whose protein sequence is MGVTPIKKLSQPGSSLDEARAVLGDCARGLAQYHHLLAREDALQFVLDVEQVSKVVDHLQILAARIADHHGLASDPGSSTTAGPGEAASAVQGPLSDSSSDAGRTSRNCAEFLRETIDISRTEAKRRLSLAAVVLPSLSPSGNPLPPRLEALGEAAGSFAISGRAMAVVAQALERVQSFATREQLENMEHHLTRQAIESDEDVLRVLARRWESVLDQDGQEPTEKVLRARQGVFLKGRRHGLHVLEIGATDEQFEQLATVMNATANPRGSSEQPDRHDQPDDSAASGPWGPAASGTPDDAAADAGGSGVSETAAEAPMQAAGRTSIGASGCTRGTPAASADVTSDAGAGAPTTSAGATSAPRSGAPDPAGPTRAQRLLEGLVSACRIALSTTGLPATGGHRPQVMVTIDYKDLTGATEHAGHAVFAEQITASTIRKLACDADLIPLVLGGSGQVLDVGRAQRLFPPHLRRALVARDKGCAFPDCTIPASWCEAHHLTPWSHGGSTSLDNGVLLCSRHHHLIHQGTWTIETRNGIPWFTPPAHRRRTRNPRRNVYWQAGRAVHHELASATEWIPLQENPPTGWEHESPETARLTWDEEPGLDEQA